The segment GTCATAGTCAAAGATAAAGGTCGTGATACCGGATAACAGGATCTTATAGTTTGGCATGTTCAGTTCATTTAAGCGTTTAGGTTCCCCTGCATTTCCAGAATGCGCTCTGTAAGGAATGCATAAAGTTCATCGTACTGCTTGTCCCGCTTCAGAAGTTCAAGATGCTCGGCAATGACGGTCCGGTCATTTCGCACAGCGGGTCCCGTCTGTGCAGCTTGCGGCTCACATTGCTGGATCTTCATGGCCGTTTCACGGATCAAGGGCCTCAGCAGATCGAACGGCAGATTTTCCCGCTGAAGCAGATCATACGACACCTGATACAGATAGTTCGTGAAATTATTGGCAAAGACGGCGGCCAGGTGTACGCTTTTTCTTTTTTCCGAATCCAGGCTGTAGATCTTCCCGGAGAAACAACCCGCAAAGGCTTTTAATAACTTCAGGTCATCTGCCTTCCTGGCTTCGATACAAACGGGAATGCTCCGAAAATTTAAAGGCCGTTCTTTGGTGAAGGTTTGAACGGGATAGAACACTCCGGGTCGTTCGGTTGCTTTCTGCAGAAGTTCGATGGACAATCCCCCGGCTGTATGAACGATGAACCGGTCGCGGGGAAGCGTGAGCCGTACCAGGATTTCAGGCAGTACCCGGTCTGGCACGGCGATCATGTAAAGATCTGCGTCGGGAAAGAGCTCCTGCAGGCTGGTGCACCAGGGTACGTTTACTTTTGAAGCAAGCGCAGCCGCCGATTCGCTGGTCCGGCTCCAGATCTGCACAAGTTTCCGCTCACTGTTCATCAGATGCAGTGCCAGGTGCGTAGCGACATTGCCTGCCCCTATCAGAACAACTTGCCTGATTTCAGAATGCTTCATGCGATTTAAAAACGGGCAAAGTTACGAAATTATCAGGTATGGCCGGAAACAGGAATCCTGAACCGCCGGTTACTGCACTGAATTATCCATCAGGTCCTACCGGGCGTACTGGAAATTTTTTCCAGGGTACCGGGCTGCATTACCCAGGATCTCTTCGATGCGGATCAGCTGATTATACTTGGCAATACGGTCTGAACGGCTGGCAGAGCCGGTCTTGATCATCCCCGTATTGAGGGCGACAGCCAGGTCGGCAATGGTCGTATCTTCGGTTTCACCAGAACGATGACTGATGATCGTTGTGAAGCCACTCTTGTGGGCCATCTCCACGCAGTTGATCGTTTCGGTCAGGGTGCCGATCTGATTCAGTTTGATCAGGATGGAATTGGCCACTCCATTTTTGATACCCTGGCTCAATCGTTCGACGTTGGTAACAAAAAGATCATCCCCCACCAGCTGTATCTTTTTGCCCATGACATCGGTCATCAGCTTCCAGCCATCCCAGTCATCTTCAGCCATGCCATCCTCAATGGAGATGATCGGGTACTTATCCGCCCAGCCTTTCCAGTAGTCCACCATCTGGGCAGGAGTGAGTTTCTCGCCTGTTGACTTTTTCAGATGATAAACGTTCTCATCGGGAATGAAATATTCGGAAGCGGCCGGATCCAGGGCGATATAGACATCCTTACCGGCTTTATAGCCGGCTTTTTCAATGGCCTGAAGGATCACTTTGATCGCTTCTTCATTGGATTTCAGGTTTGGGGCGAATCCACCCTCGTCGCCAACGTTGGTTGAATAATTCTGGGATTTGAGAACGGACTTCAGGTTATGAAAGACTTCAGCGCCCATACGGATCGCATCCGTGAAGGTTGAAGCGCCGACCGGCATGATCATGAACTCCTGGAAATCAATGCTGTTGTCGGCGTGAGATCCTCCGTTGAGAATGTTCATCATGGGTATGGGAAGCAGTGACGCATTCACTCCGCCGATGTACCGGAACAGGTATTGCTGTGATTCCTGGGCAGCAGCATGCGCTACAGCCAGAGATACGCCAAGGATGGCGTTTGCGCCAAGTTTCCCCTTGTTCGGTGTGCCATCAATTTCAATCATCCGGGCGTCAATTTCCGCCTGGTCGGAGATAAAATATCCCTTCAGTTCGTCGTTAAGGATTTTGTTCACATTATGAACC is part of the Bacteroidales bacterium genome and harbors:
- a CDS encoding DUF2520 domain-containing protein, giving the protein MKHSEIRQVVLIGAGNVATHLALHLMNSERKLVQIWSRTSESAAALASKVNVPWCTSLQELFPDADLYMIAVPDRVLPEILVRLTLPRDRFIVHTAGGLSIELLQKATERPGVFYPVQTFTKERPLNFRSIPVCIEARKADDLKLLKAFAGCFSGKIYSLDSEKRKSVHLAAVFANNFTNYLYQVSYDLLQRENLPFDLLRPLIRETAMKIQQCEPQAAQTGPAVRNDRTVIAEHLELLKRDKQYDELYAFLTERILEMQGNLNA
- the eno gene encoding phosphopyruvate hydratase, whose product is MGTIINISARQILDSRGNPTIEVDVYSSSGMIGRASVPSGASTGVHEAVELRDGDKSMYLGKSVLKAVHNVNKILNDELKGYFISDQAEIDARMIEIDGTPNKGKLGANAILGVSLAVAHAAAQESQQYLFRYIGGVNASLLPIPMMNILNGGSHADNSIDFQEFMIMPVGASTFTDAIRMGAEVFHNLKSVLKSQNYSTNVGDEGGFAPNLKSNEEAIKVILQAIEKAGYKAGKDVYIALDPAASEYFIPDENVYHLKKSTGEKLTPAQMVDYWKGWADKYPIISIEDGMAEDDWDGWKLMTDVMGKKIQLVGDDLFVTNVERLSQGIKNGVANSILIKLNQIGTLTETINCVEMAHKSGFTTIISHRSGETEDTTIADLAVALNTGMIKTGSASRSDRIAKYNQLIRIEEILGNAARYPGKNFQYAR